A single region of the Saprospiraceae bacterium genome encodes:
- a CDS encoding ABC transporter permease — translation MFQNNLKISIRRLFGNKLYAAINLLGLSLGLASVIMIGLFIQFELSFDRFHEKGDRVYRLASQTEGASFENGIAKVHGPWGPTAMAQIPEVEDMTRFLPYGQALVSREEKRFYESGGFYVDASIFNMFSFELLKGDRANALEAPNSIVINEELAQKYFGDADPVGLSLTFENEREYQVKGVLKKVPDNAHFNFRFLVSMSTYEHPEMDSWVRWNQFYTYLLLQPGSSSTMVAKKFDAILADHVDEQLSASTTPLLQPLFDIHLHSNLFREITANADIRYIYIFGCIALFILLIACVNFINLSTARAITRAKEVGVRKVIGATKGKLIYQFMGESFFFTILAGGMALVLAYYVLPAVNALLGLSLGLNFLTNPMLFLGLAAILLAVGLFAGAYPALVLASFHPAKVLKGRVGKIGGVNLRRALVVVQFAIAGFLIVSTLVVNGQVKFIRQKHLGFNKEQIINIPIRTAEARQKISLFKSTLKALPGVIEVSASANRPGGSDFGIPYVAEGVPADAQPPARLLVVDHDFVKTYGMEIVAGRDFSEAFATDSTAYLINETAAKQLGWSDPLAHYMSMPAINRPKAPVVGVIKDFHFRSLHEEISPLVVIIQPDWFTGFSVKLEAANLEEALAAIEVKWKTFEPNHPFSYQFFDQSYEALYQSEQQTSLLIQWLTLIAILITCLGLFGLSTYNAVRRTKEIGIRKVLGASVSQIFTLMSKEVILLVVLSLVFALPLVWWASQKWLESFAYRMDIDASLMFKAAVIALLIAILTVGYHSIKTALSNPVKALRTE, via the coding sequence ATGTTTCAAAACAACCTCAAGATTTCAATTAGGCGCTTATTTGGAAATAAGCTATACGCTGCCATCAATTTGCTGGGCCTTTCACTAGGCCTGGCATCGGTCATTATGATAGGCTTGTTTATCCAATTTGAATTGAGTTTTGACCGCTTTCATGAAAAGGGAGATCGGGTTTACCGATTGGCAAGCCAAACGGAAGGCGCCTCTTTTGAAAATGGCATCGCAAAAGTACATGGCCCATGGGGCCCAACGGCCATGGCCCAAATCCCTGAAGTGGAGGATATGACCCGCTTTTTACCTTATGGACAGGCACTCGTTAGCCGGGAAGAAAAAAGATTTTATGAATCTGGGGGATTCTATGTAGATGCTTCTATTTTTAATATGTTCAGTTTTGAGTTATTAAAAGGAGATCGGGCGAATGCCTTGGAAGCCCCTAATTCGATTGTTATCAATGAGGAATTGGCGCAGAAATACTTTGGCGACGCCGACCCTGTTGGCTTGTCGTTGACCTTCGAAAATGAGAGAGAATACCAGGTGAAAGGCGTTTTGAAAAAGGTGCCAGATAATGCCCATTTCAATTTCCGCTTTTTAGTCTCGATGAGCACCTATGAGCATCCGGAAATGGATAGCTGGGTTCGTTGGAATCAATTTTACACCTATCTACTGCTTCAGCCCGGCTCATCTTCCACTATGGTGGCTAAAAAATTCGATGCCATTTTGGCCGATCATGTGGACGAACAATTATCCGCAAGTACCACGCCTTTGTTACAACCACTCTTCGATATCCACCTCCATTCCAATTTATTTAGAGAAATAACCGCGAATGCCGACATCAGGTACATTTATATTTTCGGGTGTATAGCGCTCTTTATCCTCTTAATTGCCTGTGTTAATTTCATCAATTTGTCAACTGCCCGGGCGATTACCAGAGCAAAGGAGGTTGGCGTTAGGAAAGTAATTGGTGCGACTAAAGGTAAATTAATTTACCAGTTTATGGGTGAATCCTTCTTTTTTACGATCCTGGCAGGAGGAATGGCACTGGTATTAGCGTATTATGTATTACCTGCTGTTAATGCGCTATTAGGATTGTCTCTTGGGCTTAATTTTCTGACAAATCCTATGCTTTTTTTGGGCCTGGCAGCCATCCTTCTGGCAGTGGGACTATTCGCTGGCGCCTATCCTGCTTTGGTATTAGCATCCTTTCATCCGGCAAAAGTGCTTAAGGGACGAGTGGGTAAGATCGGAGGGGTAAATTTGCGGCGAGCATTAGTGGTGGTACAATTTGCCATTGCAGGGTTCTTAATAGTGTCAACATTGGTGGTGAATGGCCAAGTGAAATTTATCCGCCAAAAGCACCTGGGTTTTAACAAAGAGCAAATCATCAATATTCCTATACGTACAGCCGAAGCTCGTCAAAAAATAAGCTTGTTCAAATCAACCTTGAAGGCCCTTCCTGGGGTCATTGAAGTCAGTGCCTCGGCTAACCGACCTGGGGGCAGTGATTTTGGCATACCCTATGTCGCTGAGGGTGTGCCTGCCGATGCACAGCCTCCCGCTCGTCTATTGGTGGTGGATCATGATTTTGTAAAAACCTATGGAATGGAGATAGTCGCAGGAAGGGACTTTTCTGAAGCATTTGCTACTGACTCTACGGCCTATTTGATCAATGAAACAGCGGCTAAACAATTGGGCTGGTCAGATCCACTAGCACATTATATGAGTATGCCGGCCATTAATAGGCCAAAAGCACCGGTAGTGGGTGTTATCAAGGATTTTCATTTCCGATCCTTGCATGAAGAAATAAGTCCACTAGTGGTTATCATACAACCTGACTGGTTTACCGGATTTTCGGTTAAATTGGAAGCGGCTAACCTCGAAGAAGCATTGGCTGCCATTGAAGTTAAATGGAAAACATTTGAACCCAATCATCCTTTTTCTTATCAGTTTTTTGATCAATCCTATGAGGCTTTATATCAATCAGAACAACAAACGTCTTTGCTGATTCAATGGCTTACTTTGATTGCTATTCTGATAACCTGTCTGGGTTTGTTTGGGTTGTCTACTTACAATGCAGTGCGCCGAACCAAAGAAATAGGTATTCGCAAGGTCTTAGGAGCTTCCGTAAGTCAAATCTTCACTTTGATGTCAAAGGAGGTCATCTTATTAGTCGTATTGTCATTGGTTTTTGCTTTGCCACTGGTATGGTGGGCCAGTCAAAAGTGGTTGGAAAGTTTCGCCTACCGAATGGACATTGATGCAAGCCTTATGTTTAAAGCTGCTGTCATTGCATTATTAATAGCCATTCTTACGGTGGGCTACCATAGTATCAAAACGGCCCTATCCAATCCAGTGAAAGCACTGCGTACGGAGTAA
- a CDS encoding ABC transporter ATP-binding protein, with protein MIRTNKLFKVYQTEEVETTALNEVDIEIKEGEFVSIMGPSGCGKSTLLNILGLIDNPNGGEYFFLDEEVSNYSERQRSKLRKNNIGFIFQSFNLIDELTVFENVELPLIYTKVSSKDRKTRVEEVLERMNMMHRRNHFPQQLSGGQQQRVAVARAIINNPKLILADEPTGNLDSANGSDVMKTLVHLNNEGATIIMVTHSQYCAEFGTRIIRMLDGQVVTENMLSKPML; from the coding sequence ATGATTAGAACCAACAAACTTTTTAAAGTCTATCAGACTGAAGAAGTGGAAACCACTGCCTTAAATGAGGTGGACATCGAAATCAAAGAGGGTGAATTTGTTTCCATCATGGGCCCTTCGGGCTGTGGGAAATCTACCCTTTTGAATATCCTGGGGTTAATTGACAACCCTAATGGTGGTGAATATTTCTTCTTGGATGAAGAAGTGTCCAATTATTCTGAAAGACAACGTTCCAAGTTGCGCAAGAACAATATCGGGTTCATCTTCCAAAGCTTTAACTTGATTGATGAATTGACCGTTTTCGAAAATGTAGAACTGCCTTTGATCTATACCAAAGTAAGTTCTAAAGATCGGAAAACAAGGGTGGAAGAAGTGCTCGAAAGAATGAATATGATGCACCGTCGCAATCACTTTCCCCAGCAGTTGTCAGGTGGTCAGCAACAGCGGGTAGCCGTTGCCCGTGCAATCATCAATAATCCTAAACTGATCCTCGCGGATGAGCCTACCGGAAACCTGGATAGCGCCAATGGTAGTGATGTAATGAAAACCCTCGTTCACCTCAATAACGAAGGAGCTACCATTATCATGGTGACACACTCCCAATACTGCGCTGAATTTGGTACGCGCATTATTCGCATGCTGGATGGTCAAGTGGTGACCGAAAACATGTTGAGCAAACCTATGCTTTAG
- a CDS encoding DUF2807 domain-containing protein — protein sequence MRVILIHIIVALLLGFWPNGIAAQEGEFRSLESYHSILLKGNWDVVLEQGTEPSIRLAAQDPATLDKVEMLVQHDQLRLVYKGEANKEWKDHPRIKAYLVYPSLSGIDVEGKLLVEGLSTINAEHFELKIEGYVKGELAIVSTTCDVDLQGYFRLKLSGETQHFDLAMEGFGKVWASHLASQTANVSMEGMATAYVHATEDLYGRVEGLAKLGYTGDPKQKKIVKEGIILVSKR from the coding sequence ATGAGAGTCATATTAATCCATATCATAGTTGCATTACTATTGGGCTTCTGGCCCAATGGGATTGCTGCTCAAGAAGGAGAATTTCGTTCCCTGGAATCCTATCATTCCATTCTTTTAAAAGGCAATTGGGATGTGGTATTAGAACAGGGAACGGAGCCCTCCATTCGCTTGGCCGCTCAGGATCCGGCAACCCTCGATAAGGTCGAGATGCTTGTCCAGCATGACCAACTTCGCCTGGTCTATAAAGGAGAGGCAAATAAAGAATGGAAAGACCATCCCCGCATTAAAGCCTACTTGGTCTACCCTTCGCTTTCGGGCATTGATGTGGAGGGAAAACTACTTGTCGAAGGACTTTCGACCATTAATGCGGAACACTTCGAGCTGAAAATAGAAGGCTATGTCAAAGGGGAGTTGGCTATTGTTTCAACTACTTGTGACGTCGACCTTCAAGGCTATTTTCGCTTGAAATTGAGTGGTGAAACCCAACACTTTGATTTAGCGATGGAAGGCTTCGGGAAGGTTTGGGCCAGCCATCTGGCTAGCCAAACAGCCAATGTCAGCATGGAAGGAATGGCTACCGCTTATGTGCACGCCACCGAGGACCTGTACGGCCGGGTAGAGGGCTTAGCAAAGTTGGGCTACACCGGCGACCCCAAACAAAAGAAAATTGTAAAAGAAGGGATAATCCTTGTGTCTAAACGATGA
- a CDS encoding efflux RND transporter periplasmic adaptor subunit, translating into MDKKIDKKGWSPIKIGLYVIGLAAVVTFFMGIYRKAGTSRLNVEQERLLTDTINHGIFKEYITLFGAVEPIKTVYLDAIESGKVEEVMLENGTMVEKGQEIMRLSNLDLQLNVLNQEAQVVNQINDIRQTSILMDQQSLNLKELALDIEYRIDLFEKRTKRNKALFKDSVISQVDYEETQDEYEHLIRRAKLLKQTIEKDSLFQVMQQNQMTTTLDLMKRNLDFAKSSLDNLIIKAPIAGQISSLDSEIGQLINRGERIAQIDLLDNFKIRAQIDEYYISRIFPNQQGSFVMDGITYMLQVNKIYPEVTNGTFAVDMLFVGEQPGNIKRGQSISLKLSLSDETQATLLAKGGFYQKTGGNWVYVIDPKSGLAHKRDIRVGRQNPNYYEVLEGLNDGDIVIVSSYDNFGDKDELVLK; encoded by the coding sequence ATGGACAAAAAAATTGATAAAAAGGGCTGGAGCCCCATAAAAATAGGGCTCTATGTTATTGGTTTGGCGGCCGTCGTTACTTTTTTTATGGGTATTTACAGGAAGGCGGGCACTTCTCGCTTGAATGTAGAACAAGAAAGGTTATTGACAGATACCATCAATCATGGGATATTCAAGGAATACATTACCCTTTTTGGGGCGGTAGAACCCATTAAAACCGTTTACCTCGATGCTATCGAAAGTGGCAAGGTAGAAGAAGTCATGCTGGAGAATGGAACGATGGTAGAAAAAGGGCAAGAAATTATGCGATTGTCCAACCTTGATCTACAACTCAACGTCCTTAACCAGGAGGCGCAGGTCGTTAACCAAATCAACGATATCCGTCAAACCAGTATCTTGATGGACCAACAAAGCCTTAATCTTAAAGAATTAGCACTTGATATTGAGTACCGGATTGATTTGTTTGAAAAACGTACAAAACGGAATAAAGCTTTATTCAAAGATAGTGTCATCTCCCAGGTGGATTATGAAGAGACACAGGATGAATACGAGCATTTAATTCGCCGTGCCAAGTTGTTGAAGCAAACCATTGAAAAGGACTCCCTTTTCCAGGTCATGCAGCAAAATCAAATGACTACGACCCTGGACTTGATGAAACGCAACCTGGATTTTGCCAAGAGCAGCCTGGATAACCTGATCATCAAAGCCCCCATTGCAGGCCAAATTTCTTCCCTTGATTCCGAAATTGGGCAGCTAATTAATAGAGGAGAACGGATCGCTCAAATTGACTTGTTGGATAATTTCAAAATCAGGGCACAAATAGATGAATACTATATCTCTCGGATTTTCCCCAATCAGCAGGGGAGCTTTGTCATGGATGGTATCACTTATATGCTACAAGTAAATAAAATTTACCCGGAGGTAACCAATGGTACCTTTGCAGTAGATATGCTTTTTGTAGGAGAACAACCCGGAAACATCAAAAGAGGACAAAGTATTTCCTTGAAATTGTCACTAAGTGATGAAACACAAGCAACCCTTCTCGCAAAAGGGGGTTTTTATCAGAAAACTGGGGGCAATTGGGTTTATGTGATCGACCCTAAATCTGGCCTGGCCCACAAACGAGATATTCGCGTTGGTCGTCAAAACCCCAACTATTATGAAGTACTGGAAGGTTTAAATGATGGCGATATTGTTATTGTATCTAGTTATGACAATTTCGGAGACAAAGATGAATTGGTGCTGAAATGA